AGTGAATGCCATTGAAACGGGCGCTCAAATAGAGCGAGGTGAGTATATGGGCCACTTTGGCTACGGCGGCTCGTCTATCGTGCTGGCGTTTGAACCAGGCAGAGAGTATCAGTTTCAAGTGGGTGAGCAGCCTGTAAGCGGACCAAACAATCCCACACAAATGAAGGTCCGAGATTGCCTGGGTAAAGCCTTGCCACCGTTAAAGTGGTAACAAATGGGCGGGAAAAATCTCCGTGATAATGCCGCTTTTTTGCGTACATGCAGCGAAGCGGCTTGCTGTGCTCAGCTATGTGTCAGGAGTCTGATGTATCCCCACATCCATGTGGGAAACGGAGCCTGGGGAATACGCTCGCTTAACGACCTGGGATTAGCTTTGTTTTACTTTTAACATAGCGTCCATTCCGTAAGCGTTGTATATATGTTGCATGGCTTGCTCTCTGACTTCATTTACTGCTTCAATGACCGGGTTTAAGCCTGTGCCATCTACCGTTGTCCTGAATGGGCGTGCTGACACATCGGTTTGTAACAGTTTCAGCACAGCATCGGCCACCATTTGCGGGCTGGGCGCATTTTCTGCATCGTGACCTTGCTCTGTACCTGCCCACATTTGTTCTGGCGCATCAGCAAACTCACCATAGCTTTGTGTAACCGCTTTATCACTCGATCTCAGTAAGTTGGCGCCAAAGTCAGTGCCAAATCCGCCAGGTTGAACAATCAAAGACTGAATACCAAACTGAGACAGCTCAACCCGATAGTTTTCGGCAAGGCCTTCCACTGCATATTTTGTCGCGTTGTAAGACCCCAAAAATGGTAATACGAACTGACCTAAAATACTCGAAACCTGTACTAACGTTCCCTGCCCGCGTTGTTTCATATGTGGTAACAAGGCGCGCGTCATCCGTTGCACGCCAAACACATTGATATCAAATACGCGTTTAAAATCGTCGATATCAAAGCTTTCCTGCCAGCCTAGGGTGCCTACACCCGCATTATTGATCAGTACATCAATGTGTCCTGCCTGCTCAAGCGCCGTTTTCACGCCCTGTTCAACGCTACTGTCGTTTGTCACGTCAATATCGATAACATGGATCCCTTTGGTCCTGAGCTCATTGGCGACCGAGGCATTGCGCCCTTGCGGGTCGCGCATGGTACCCACCACGGTAAAGCCGTTGTCTGCCAAAGTGTTTGCAATGAGATAGCCAAACCCGCTGTTTGATCCGGTTACTAGTACTGATTGTGTCATAATATGCTCCTGAATTTTCTAAATCTGGTCTGTCGGGGCACCACAAGATGGTTTGCAGTGACCTTATCTTTGTTTTGTTCCGCTATGTGCGGTGAGTTTATTGGTCAAGTTGCTTAAGTAGTGCTAATGCCACACCGGTTGACGACTTGTTGTTCTGACCGGTGATCAGCTCGCGGTCAACCACAACATGCGGATGCCAGTCTTTTTCGCCGCGAGAATAATCTCCGCCCGCTTTGGTTAACGCGTCCTGTGGCCAGTAATGCAGTTCATCACCACCGAGATAGTATTGTGTTGCAACGGCTTCTTCAGAGTTACTGAATGTGGTCATGCGATACCCCTCATACACCCAACCTTCTGCGGGTTTGGCATGCTTACCTGACTTCATAGCTACTTCGAACTGGGCGGCATTTGGCAGTGCCGAAAGTAAGGCAACCGGACCGTGGCAGACTAAACCGGTTGGCTTTTTCTGGGCATTAAAGTGACGTAAAAACTCACCCAGCTGAGGGTTAGCAACCAAGTCACCCAGTGGTGCATGGCCACCCGGTACAAACACCGCGTCAAACTTGTCGATGCCAATTTGCTCTATGCGAGCAAAGCTGACGACGGGGCTGTCGGTCTTGTCATCAATTTTGAGCTGATTAAATAGTGCTTTATGTGCTTGGTAATTGGCCTTACTGACGTCCGGGAAATGGTCTGGCGTATCAGACACAGGGTCCAGTCTCGGTGCCATCCCCTTTGGCGATGCAAACGTCAGTGTGTGGCCGGCGTCCAGAAACAACTTAACCGGTTCCATCAGTTCGTTCAGATAGACACCCGTTTTATAGTCGTATCCGTTTTTCAGTGTCATTTGTGCGGTATCCGACATAACCACCAGGATCTCATCGGCCAGGGTCATTGGGCTTGTGATTAGTGCGGTCAGTACTGCGAGTGTTTTTAATTTCATGTTCATCTCCTGAAGTTTGATGCTGTGCGTTAACTTGGGTCTAGAATAAGCCGCCTCACTTCATTAATGAAATTAATTGCTTTAATATAGTCATGAACAAAATTAATACCTGGGACGTAAGCATGAGCAATATTTCGGATATCGAGCTAAATCAGCTGCGCCTTTTGCAGTTAATATTTGAGACTAAAAACCTGACACGGGCTGGCGAGCGTGCCGGGCTAACGCAATCAGCCGTCAGCCACACGCTGAAAAAACTGCGCCATAGTTTTAATGATTCTTTGGTTATTCGTCAGGGTAATAAGCTGATCCTGACACCGCGTGCAGAATACCTGCAATCCCAGCTTAACCGCTGGCTGAATGACTTTGAGCGTCATATTCTCACGCAGGAGCAGTTCGACCCCGCCCATTCCAGTCGTACTTTTTTTATTGCCACCAGCGATCTGGTTGAGCAGTCACTGGCGCCAGCCCTGATCCAACACCTAAGCAAAGTTGCACCTAACATTCAGGTTGTTTTTGCCAAACTCGACAAACGTGGTTTTGCCAGTCAAATAGAAAGTGGTGAAGTAGACTTTTCAATCAGCGTGATAGAATCGAGTCACCCTGCTTTGATGGTGACCACCTTGTATAAAGACGACTATGTGTCGGTCGTCAGGCAAGATCACCCCTGTCTGGACGTTGCATTCGATCTGGCAAATTACTGTCGCTATCCGCATATTCTGGCAGGCACGGGTAAAGACATTCGGGGTACAGTGGATGACGCGCTGGACAAACTAGGCCACACCCGCAAGGTGCAATACAAAGTCGCAAATTTTTCGAGCGCTCCTTATATTGTTGAAACCAGCAATGTCATATTCACGGCACCACGCACCTTTGCAGAAGCCATTCGCACCAAGTTCAACATCACGATACTTGAACCACCGCTGTCAGTTCCGTCTTTCTCGATGAAAATGTACTGGGATATCCGCAATAAAGATGACCAGGCAAATCGATGGTTCAGGCAGGAGCTCATCAGCGTTGCCAGACAAAAAGCCGCCTGATCAGCATAGCGAGTGTCCAGTGTAACGGATGTGTTCCTTTTTTTGGGATTATTTTAAACAACTTTGTCGCTTGCTCCTTGTAATAGTCCGTAATGGTTTAATTCATCGGTTTGGTCCACTCTTTATTTATACCGTTGCCACACGGGCATCTGGCGGTTTTTCTGCGAAGGGGCCGTGTGCGCTTTGTTTACAAACAGATATGCCAAAAGCGCGCCACTTTGGATGAAAAGCGCTGTAAGCAGATAACCGTTACACGATAAGGACCATGCAATGACAAGCAAATCACAACCCTCTTCCATTCGCCCTTACCCTGAATTAGTCAAGGATAACGAACCCACAGTGCCACAATTTGGCATACTCGATAAACTTCACGGCACCTGGGTCAACTGGAAAGGCGGGCCCAAAGGCTTGCATACTACACCTATGCCCTCTCCCGGTACTTCTTCAGAAACCGTGTTTGGGGTTTTTCATTTTAAGTCGCAGCAATACCGTGAGCAGTTGACCTTTAGTAAAGTGAACGCGCCGGTTCGCAACCGCGCGGGCTCAAACGAGCAGTTTAATGGCCCGGTTAAGTACGAAACGGCCATCATAGATAACAAAGGCGATCTTCAACACTTTGAGAACGGCATGTACTTGTGGCTGGGCGACAACACGATGCCGTGGAAAGAGGACGGTAAATATCAAAACCCACGTACCATGTTCTCCCGGCCTTCAACCCAGGAAACCGTCGATGAAGATGGCGGCGTGCCGGTTATTGGCCCAGGCGAACTAGGCCCGCAGTTTGTCCCGCCACACTCTATCTCTCGCTCCGGCGTGATCCCCCATGGCACCACGATTCACCTGACAGGCAACGTGACGCATTTTGACAAAAAAGAAACACCGGATGCCCCTGAAAAACCTGAGATTGCAAAACTTTGGGAGCAGCCCTATCTGTCTATCTCTCCTACCATGGGTATAGATCCAGAACGCGACCTGATCCCGGGTAGCCTGAAAAAGCCATTCTGGACAAATCTGCCACGGGAAGAACAAAGAGACTACCCTGGCCAGCCCGAGGCGCACCGTGGGGTAAACAGTGCCCGAGCCTATTTTCTAAATATCTTTAATTATGACGAGGATGGTGCCAAGTTTCCCTACACTGTTCAGCCAAATCTGTTACTGTCACAGTTCAATGAGGGGTTAAATTTCAAAAGCTATGATCTGATCGAGTTAGACAGCCAGCACGATACCGGAGTGCAGGGTGCCACCGTTAATAATGTTATGATTGAGCGCTACTGCCGTGTGGTTCGCATGCGCCATCGCATGTGGCTGGAGCGAGTTGAACTCGAAAATGGCAAAGAGATAGATCAGTTGCAATATGAGCAAATCGTAGACTTTGAATTTATGTTCGGTGCCAGTGGCGAAACCACCCAATGGCCTCATATTCAGGTCAATACTTTGCGCCGCATTGAGGACATTGCAGAAGAAGACCGATACACCCCTATTAAATTGCCTGAAGAAGCCGACACGCCTGTCAAAACACCTAAAGCTAAGGTTCATCACATGAACCATAAAGTAAAATAAGCCCGCCTGGCTTGATGTGATGACTGTCGGAGAAAAGGCTTGCAGTCATCGCACTTGCCGTAAGTACTCTCAAATAACGCTTCTACGCCTTATACAAGCTAAACCTTCAACCACTTTTAAGCTGGAAGGTCTCAGCAGCGATGCTTTATACCAATTTCACTTAATACCTGTTCAATTTGACGGAGCAAACATAACGCTAACGGTGTTAAAAATTTCTCATTTAGAACAACTAAATAGCTAAATTTTTGCCTTGTTATCGACTATGTTTTCTCGCCTCAAAATAGAACACTTAATTAAGCAAATTGGTATTATCAGAAGCGCTCAAACCTGCAAAGAACGGGAACACACCCAAGCCTTAAAGTAGGAATATATAACTAGAAAAGTATAGAAATAAAATAACAAAGAATTATTTTGGCACGCATACTGCTTAAGAATGGCGACTGCCAAGTCAGGCAGCAACTCACTGGGGTGTTCTAGCGAAGGCATCTCAGCCTATTCATTTTTTACTAAGGAGTAGCGTAAAATGAAACAACTTTTACTTTCCACCGCCCTTGTGGCCTCTGGCGCTTTTAGCTTTTCTGCACAGGCCGGCGAATTAGACCCTCAGCTACAAGCCAAACTTGACCAGGCGCAGTTCCTGTACGACCACGGATACTATCAGGAAGCACTAAAACACATTCAGTGGCTGTTTAACAATGGTATTGCGACAGATTATGACTTTGCCCCACACCAGGTGAGTATCATTACTTGGTGGGCTGCAATGCGAGACCACCATGAGCCTGCCAGAATTAGTTATGATCGCGCCGTGAAAGACACCATCACTCAGCTCAAGCGTGCGCCTC
The Pseudoalteromonas viridis DNA segment above includes these coding regions:
- a CDS encoding SDR family oxidoreductase yields the protein MTQSVLVTGSNSGFGYLIANTLADNGFTVVGTMRDPQGRNASVANELRTKGIHVIDIDVTNDSSVEQGVKTALEQAGHIDVLINNAGVGTLGWQESFDIDDFKRVFDINVFGVQRMTRALLPHMKQRGQGTLVQVSSILGQFVLPFLGSYNATKYAVEGLAENYRVELSQFGIQSLIVQPGGFGTDFGANLLRSSDKAVTQSYGEFADAPEQMWAGTEQGHDAENAPSPQMVADAVLKLLQTDVSARPFRTTVDGTGLNPVIEAVNEVREQAMQHIYNAYGMDAMLKVKQS
- a CDS encoding type 1 glutamine amidotransferase domain-containing protein, whose protein sequence is MKLKTLAVLTALITSPMTLADEILVVMSDTAQMTLKNGYDYKTGVYLNELMEPVKLFLDAGHTLTFASPKGMAPRLDPVSDTPDHFPDVSKANYQAHKALFNQLKIDDKTDSPVVSFARIEQIGIDKFDAVFVPGGHAPLGDLVANPQLGEFLRHFNAQKKPTGLVCHGPVALLSALPNAAQFEVAMKSGKHAKPAEGWVYEGYRMTTFSNSEEAVATQYYLGGDELHYWPQDALTKAGGDYSRGEKDWHPHVVVDRELITGQNNKSSTGVALALLKQLDQ
- a CDS encoding LysR family transcriptional regulator, whose amino-acid sequence is MSNISDIELNQLRLLQLIFETKNLTRAGERAGLTQSAVSHTLKKLRHSFNDSLVIRQGNKLILTPRAEYLQSQLNRWLNDFERHILTQEQFDPAHSSRTFFIATSDLVEQSLAPALIQHLSKVAPNIQVVFAKLDKRGFASQIESGEVDFSISVIESSHPALMVTTLYKDDYVSVVRQDHPCLDVAFDLANYCRYPHILAGTGKDIRGTVDDALDKLGHTRKVQYKVANFSSAPYIVETSNVIFTAPRTFAEAIRTKFNITILEPPLSVPSFSMKMYWDIRNKDDQANRWFRQELISVARQKAA
- a CDS encoding peroxidase, FMP-type — translated: MTSKSQPSSIRPYPELVKDNEPTVPQFGILDKLHGTWVNWKGGPKGLHTTPMPSPGTSSETVFGVFHFKSQQYREQLTFSKVNAPVRNRAGSNEQFNGPVKYETAIIDNKGDLQHFENGMYLWLGDNTMPWKEDGKYQNPRTMFSRPSTQETVDEDGGVPVIGPGELGPQFVPPHSISRSGVIPHGTTIHLTGNVTHFDKKETPDAPEKPEIAKLWEQPYLSISPTMGIDPERDLIPGSLKKPFWTNLPREEQRDYPGQPEAHRGVNSARAYFLNIFNYDEDGAKFPYTVQPNLLLSQFNEGLNFKSYDLIELDSQHDTGVQGATVNNVMIERYCRVVRMRHRMWLERVELENGKEIDQLQYEQIVDFEFMFGASGETTQWPHIQVNTLRRIEDIAEEDRYTPIKLPEEADTPVKTPKAKVHHMNHKVK